From Callithrix jacchus isolate 240 chromosome 15, calJac240_pri, whole genome shotgun sequence, one genomic window encodes:
- the SST gene encoding somatostatin codes for MLSCRLQCALAALSIVLALGGVASAPSDPRLRQFLQKSLAAAAGKQELAKYFLAELLSEPNQTENDALEPEDLSQAAEQDEMRLELQRSANSNSAMAPRERKAGCKNFFWKTFTSC; via the exons ATGCTGTCCTGCCGCCTCCAATGCGCGCTGGCTGCGCTCTCCATCGTCCTGGCCCTGGGCGGTGTCGCCAGCGCGCCCTCGGACCCCAGACTCCGTCAGTTTCTGCAGAAGTCCCTGGCTGCCGCCGCAGGGAAGCAG GAACTGGCTAAGTACTTCTTGGCAGAGCTGCTGTCTGAACCCAACCAGACGGAGAACGATGCCCTGGAACCTGAAGATCTGTCCCAGGCTGCTGAGCAGGATGAAATGAGGCTTGAGCTGCAGAGATCTGCTAACTCAAACTCAGCTATGGCACCCCGAGAACGCAAagctggctgcaagaatttctTCTGGAAGACCTTCACATCCTGTTAG